In a single window of the Mustela nigripes isolate SB6536 chromosome 17, MUSNIG.SB6536, whole genome shotgun sequence genome:
- the LOC132004774 gene encoding LOW QUALITY PROTEIN: ribonuclease P protein subunit p29-like (The sequence of the model RefSeq protein was modified relative to this genomic sequence to represent the inferred CDS: inserted 3 bases in 2 codons) yields the protein MRLPGAQQAETFVRAFLKHNTPHMSQQAXEDQLQRKAVVLEYATRRKRKEKRKKSKGLSARQRRELHLFXPMQQRYSLFLPLHELWKQYIRDLCGGLKPDTQLHMIQATLLKADLHGALVSVTKSKCPSYVGVTGILLQETKHVFKILPKEDRLKVIPKLNCVFAVQIDGFIFYIYGSKFQLRSSERSAKKFKAKLTCDLSAAETAVWDPKDRGHLHAHLSAETWLGWFCF from the exons ATGCGGCTTCCGGGAGCCCAGCAGGCCGAGACCTTCGTGAGGGCCTTCCTGAAGCACAACACGCCACACATGAGCCAGCAAG CGGAGGACCAGCTGCAACGCAAGGCTGTGGTCCTGGAGTACGCCACTCGCCGGAAGcgcaaggagaagagaaagaaatccaagggCCTCTCtgccaggcagaggagggagctgcACCTCTT GCCAATGCAGCAGAG ATacagtctttttctccctctgcatgaACTCTGGAAGCAGTATATCCGGGACCTGTGTGGTGGTCTCAAGCCAGACAC GCAGCTGCACATGATTCAGGCCACGCTGTTGAAGGCAGATCTTCACGGGGCTCTTGTTTCAG TCACAAAGTCCAAATGCCCGTCCTATGTGGGTGTTACAGGAATCCTCCTACAGGAAACAAAGCACGTTTTCAAAATCCTCCCCAAAGAAGACCGCCTGAAAG ttatCCCCAAGCTAAACTGTGTGTTTGCAGTGCAAATCGATGGcttcattttctacatttatgGAAGCAAATTCCAGCTTCGGTCAAGTGAACGATCTGCCAAGAAATTCAAAGCGAAGCTGACCTGTGATCTCTCTGCTGCAGAGACGGCTGTTTGGGACCCCAAGGACCGGGGACACCTGCATGCCCACCTTTCAGCAGAGACATGGCTGGGCTGGTTCTGCTTCTAG